A single region of the Aeromonas hydrophila subsp. hydrophila ATCC 7966 genome encodes:
- a CDS encoding Dabb family protein, with the protein MIRHILLIAFKPGTQPAQIDAVRAAFLAIPHQVSGVLAVEWGRDDSPEGRAEGFTHSVLMTFADEAARQRYLPHPDHDALKAIFRPVLERIIVLDYTLQAGDAVSI; encoded by the coding sequence ATGATCCGACATATCCTGCTGATCGCCTTCAAGCCGGGCACCCAGCCCGCACAGATAGACGCGGTGCGCGCCGCCTTTCTCGCCATCCCCCATCAGGTCAGCGGCGTGCTGGCGGTGGAGTGGGGGCGGGATGACAGCCCGGAGGGGCGGGCCGAGGGCTTCACCCACAGCGTGCTGATGACCTTTGCCGACGAGGCGGCCCGCCAGCGCTATCTGCCCCACCCGGATCACGATGCCCTCAAGGCCATCTTCCGCCCGGTGCTGGAACGTATCATAGTGCTGGATTACACCCTGCAGGCCGGCGATGCGGTCAGCATCTGA
- a CDS encoding DUF2057 domain-containing protein, whose translation MIHLPLLTTLLLLLALPTQAARLELADNLTLLASSRGKASPFERALTLPAGETRLLVRFDSPLDPGSTNESQGRVRSAPLLLTLTLPASGTLRLVTPPLPTPQAIRRFAASPALQLATADGTRPLLTTALPRSQDSLLTDYQALLARYDGSASAATALPAVTPVLPAATPGAVPVDPELQRRYLAADEAQRKAFLRWALAL comes from the coding sequence ATGATCCACCTCCCACTGCTCACCACCCTGCTGCTGTTGCTGGCCCTGCCGACCCAGGCCGCCCGGCTGGAGCTGGCAGACAACCTCACCCTGCTGGCCTCATCCCGGGGCAAGGCCTCCCCCTTCGAGCGAGCCCTCACGCTGCCCGCCGGCGAGACCCGGCTGCTGGTGCGCTTCGACAGCCCACTCGATCCCGGCTCCACCAACGAGAGCCAGGGACGCGTCCGCTCCGCCCCGCTGCTGCTGACCCTGACTCTGCCGGCCAGCGGCACCCTGCGGCTGGTCACCCCGCCGCTGCCCACCCCGCAGGCCATTCGCCGCTTTGCGGCCAGCCCGGCACTGCAGCTGGCGACCGCTGACGGCACCCGCCCCTTGCTGACCACTGCCCTGCCACGCAGCCAGGACAGCCTGCTGACTGACTATCAGGCACTACTGGCCCGTTACGACGGGTCGGCCAGCGCAGCCACCGCCCTGCCAGCCGTCACGCCAGTCCTGCCCGCAGCTACCCCGGGCGCCGTGCCCGTCGACCCTGAACTGCAACGGCGCTACCTTGCCGCCGACGAGGCCCAGCGCAAGGCCTTCCTGCGCTGGGCCCTCGCCCTCTGA
- a CDS encoding carbon-nitrogen hydrolase family protein, translated as MWLAAIQLVSGRRWQDNREQIAAELALLPSERPLLVLLPENFALFGERQGYLDGAEAIGAGPIQAQLAEWARDYGIWLVAGAMPTTIAGSDHIHTSTLVFDPSGERKGHYHKIHLFDVDVADNHGRYRESETFSPGEEPVLVDSPFGPLGLSICYDLRFPELYRRLARAGARVLLVPAAFTAVTGEAHWEPLLRARAIENQCYLVAANQGGTHETGRQTWGHSMVIDPWGRVLASLDSGRGTVLAPLDPGLVDELQRTMPVLGHARLL; from the coding sequence ATGTGGTTAGCCGCAATACAGCTGGTATCGGGCCGTCGCTGGCAGGATAACCGGGAGCAGATCGCCGCCGAGCTGGCCCTGTTGCCGAGTGAGCGGCCACTGCTGGTGCTGCTGCCGGAGAATTTCGCCCTGTTTGGCGAGCGGCAGGGCTATCTGGACGGGGCCGAGGCAATCGGTGCAGGGCCGATCCAGGCCCAGCTGGCCGAATGGGCCCGTGATTACGGCATCTGGCTGGTGGCGGGGGCCATGCCGACCACCATCGCCGGTTCCGACCATATCCACACCAGTACCCTGGTGTTCGATCCCAGCGGTGAGCGCAAGGGCCACTACCACAAGATCCACCTGTTCGATGTGGACGTGGCGGACAATCACGGCCGTTACCGGGAGTCGGAAACCTTCAGCCCCGGTGAGGAGCCTGTGCTGGTGGACTCCCCGTTTGGTCCCCTCGGCCTCTCGATCTGTTATGATCTGCGCTTTCCCGAGCTGTACCGCCGGCTGGCCCGCGCCGGTGCCCGCGTGCTGCTGGTGCCTGCCGCCTTCACCGCCGTGACTGGCGAGGCGCACTGGGAGCCGCTGCTGCGGGCCCGCGCCATCGAGAACCAGTGTTACCTGGTGGCCGCCAATCAGGGCGGCACCCACGAGACGGGGCGCCAGACCTGGGGTCACAGCATGGTGATCGACCCCTGGGGTCGGGTGCTGGCCAGCCTGGACAGCGGGCGCGGCACCGTGCTGGCACCGCTGGACCCCGGTCTTGTCGACGAACTGCAACGCACCATGCCGGTGCTGGGCCATGCCCGTCTGCTATGA
- the tldD gene encoding metalloprotease TldD, which translates to MSLLSQVSASLLAPHDLDEGRLQQLLGSLMSHQVEFGDLYFQRSWHESWMLEDGIVKDGSYNIDQGVGVRAVSGEKTGFAYSDELSLLALQQSVTAARGIAAAGAQGKVKAWARTEANLLYPALDPLQTLDKQQKIALLEQMDKFARSLDPAINQVMASISGVYEEVLVAATDGTLAADVRPLVRLSVTVIAEKGDRRERGSAGGGGRFGYDYFLELDGLESRAFGYVREAVRQALVNLDAIDAPAGTMPVVLGAGWPGVLLHEAVGHGLEGDFNRKGSSAFAGRIGEQVASKHCTIVDDGTLPGRRGSVSIDDEGTPGGYNVLIENGILKGYLQDKQNARLMGVPLTGNGRRESYAALPMPRMTNTYMLAGQYDPAEIIASVKKGIYAPNFGGGQVDITSGKFVFSASEAYLIEDGKITAPIKGATLIGNGPEAMSQVSMVGKDLALDRGVGVCGKEGQSVPVGVGQPTLKLDQLTVGGTQ; encoded by the coding sequence TTGAGTCTATTGAGCCAGGTTAGTGCCTCCCTGTTGGCCCCCCACGACCTCGACGAAGGGCGGCTGCAGCAGCTGCTCGGCAGCCTGATGAGCCATCAGGTGGAGTTCGGCGACCTCTATTTCCAGCGCAGCTGGCACGAGTCCTGGATGCTGGAGGACGGTATCGTCAAGGATGGCAGTTACAACATCGATCAGGGGGTCGGGGTGCGCGCCGTCAGCGGCGAGAAGACCGGCTTCGCCTACTCGGACGAACTGAGCCTGCTGGCACTGCAACAGTCGGTGACCGCCGCCCGTGGCATCGCAGCTGCCGGTGCGCAGGGCAAGGTGAAGGCGTGGGCTCGCACCGAAGCAAACCTGCTCTACCCGGCGCTGGATCCGCTGCAGACCCTCGACAAGCAGCAGAAGATCGCCCTGCTGGAGCAGATGGACAAGTTTGCCAGAAGTCTGGATCCCGCCATCAATCAGGTAATGGCCTCCATCAGCGGCGTCTATGAAGAGGTACTGGTGGCCGCCACCGATGGCACCCTGGCCGCCGACGTGCGCCCGCTGGTGCGCCTCTCGGTGACCGTCATCGCCGAAAAGGGCGATCGTCGCGAACGCGGCAGTGCCGGTGGTGGTGGCCGCTTCGGATACGACTATTTCCTTGAGTTGGACGGACTGGAGAGCCGGGCGTTTGGCTATGTGCGCGAGGCGGTGCGCCAGGCGCTGGTCAACCTTGACGCCATCGACGCACCGGCCGGCACCATGCCGGTGGTGCTTGGTGCCGGCTGGCCCGGCGTGCTGCTGCACGAGGCGGTGGGCCACGGTCTGGAGGGGGATTTCAACCGCAAGGGGTCGTCTGCCTTTGCCGGTCGCATCGGCGAGCAGGTGGCTTCCAAACACTGCACCATCGTCGATGACGGCACCCTGCCGGGTCGGCGCGGCTCCGTCTCCATCGACGATGAGGGGACGCCGGGCGGTTACAACGTGCTGATCGAGAACGGCATCCTCAAGGGTTACCTGCAGGACAAGCAGAACGCCCGCCTGATGGGCGTGCCGCTCACCGGCAACGGCCGCCGCGAATCCTACGCCGCCCTACCGATGCCGCGCATGACCAACACCTACATGCTGGCGGGTCAGTATGATCCGGCCGAGATCATCGCCTCGGTGAAGAAGGGGATCTACGCCCCCAACTTCGGCGGTGGTCAGGTGGATATCACCTCCGGCAAGTTCGTCTTCTCCGCCTCCGAGGCCTACCTCATCGAGGATGGCAAGATCACCGCGCCCATCAAGGGGGCGACCCTGATCGGCAACGGCCCCGAGGCGATGAGCCAGGTTTCCATGGTGGGCAAGGATCTCGCGCTGGATCGCGGGGTCGGGGTCTGTGGCAAGGAGGGGCAGAGCGTGCCGGTCGGTGTCGGCCAACCCACCCTCAAGCTGGATCAGCTCACCGTGGGCGGCACCCAGTAA
- a CDS encoding SIS domain-containing protein — protein MLTLSKISNIRSQLSPSELKIADYILACPEQVTHFSSQELAQQADVSQSSIVKFTQKIGFKGFTAFKLAVSEDLGRKHAIKTDNVGDLYNGIGRDDDLETMAKKLAQEKINSIVETTQALDNATLARVLDVINQAGRVQLVGIGGSALTAKDLWYKLLKIGVTTLFAQDSHVQISIAQTLGPGDVQLVVSYSGASRDVLAAAELAKRNGATLIAVTSFRNTPLRQMADMVLDTVADENELRISSISSRTAQNTITDILFLGLVQRRDEAWALIDGTRGAIDRLNKE, from the coding sequence ATGCTTACCCTGTCGAAAATTTCCAATATCCGCAGTCAGCTCTCCCCCAGCGAGCTCAAGATCGCCGATTACATCCTGGCTTGCCCGGAGCAGGTGACCCACTTCTCCTCCCAGGAGCTGGCCCAGCAGGCTGACGTCAGCCAGTCGAGCATAGTGAAGTTCACCCAGAAGATCGGGTTCAAGGGCTTCACCGCCTTCAAGCTGGCGGTCAGCGAGGATCTGGGGCGCAAGCACGCCATCAAGACCGACAACGTAGGGGATCTCTACAACGGCATCGGCCGCGACGACGATCTGGAGACCATGGCCAAGAAGCTGGCCCAGGAGAAGATCAACTCCATCGTGGAGACCACCCAGGCCCTCGACAACGCCACTTTGGCGCGGGTGCTCGACGTCATCAACCAGGCTGGCCGGGTCCAGCTGGTGGGGATCGGTGGCTCGGCGCTGACCGCCAAGGATCTCTGGTACAAGCTGCTCAAGATCGGGGTCACCACCCTGTTCGCCCAGGACAGCCACGTGCAGATCTCCATCGCCCAGACCCTGGGACCGGGGGACGTGCAGCTGGTGGTCTCCTATTCCGGCGCCAGCCGGGATGTGCTGGCGGCGGCGGAGCTGGCCAAGCGCAACGGCGCCACCCTGATCGCGGTCACCTCGTTTCGCAACACCCCTCTGCGGCAGATGGCCGACATGGTGCTGGACACGGTGGCCGACGAGAACGAGCTGCGCATCTCCTCCATCTCGTCGCGCACTGCCCAGAACACCATCACCGACATCCTGTTCCTCGGCCTGGTGCAGCGCCGTGACGAGGCCTGGGCGCTGATCGACGGCACCCGTGGTGCCATCGACCGGCTCAACAAGGAGTGA
- a CDS encoding porin: protein MKQSMLALAIPALLAVGTAQAAVIYQADDGSNVDLYGRLGFNISDKKSGNDQGDFDGRIGFTARQTVNEQVAVIGMAQYQVNAAEYANNVQKNSSDLTARYVWAGLDGGQWGKLTGGRVSSGLIMFTDIGDVFAASDVSMARQASKVDSTAVQVFRQDGTLQYQNTLGNLDLSLAYILGNGTSDLDYGYNGALRYTFDLGAAGKLAPVIAYQQSKAAQTGASKVDPNADEYRFSGIGTRYTLGPLMLGALYAKDQVSYRNGQADSEDKVWELTAVYDINQKWAARAGYRHLDNDGGDGMSLRDTTLELQYKLTPRSSLYSAYVFRGGEDGLAGSTVTSFGGSSNSEDFYHLGLRYEF from the coding sequence ATGAAACAGTCCATGCTTGCCCTGGCCATTCCTGCCCTGCTTGCCGTCGGTACGGCGCAGGCCGCCGTCATCTATCAGGCCGATGACGGCTCCAACGTCGATCTCTACGGTCGCCTCGGCTTCAACATCTCGGACAAGAAGAGCGGCAACGATCAGGGCGACTTCGACGGCCGCATCGGCTTCACCGCCCGCCAGACCGTCAACGAGCAGGTGGCCGTGATCGGCATGGCCCAGTACCAGGTCAATGCCGCCGAATACGCCAACAACGTGCAGAAGAACAGCAGCGATCTCACCGCCCGTTACGTCTGGGCCGGGCTCGATGGCGGCCAGTGGGGCAAGCTGACCGGTGGCCGGGTCTCCTCCGGGCTCATCATGTTCACCGACATCGGCGACGTGTTTGCCGCCTCCGATGTCTCCATGGCGCGCCAGGCCAGCAAGGTGGACTCCACCGCGGTACAGGTGTTCCGTCAGGACGGCACCCTGCAATACCAGAACACCCTCGGCAATCTGGACTTGTCGCTGGCCTACATCCTCGGCAACGGCACCTCGGATCTCGACTACGGCTACAACGGCGCCCTGCGCTACACCTTCGATCTCGGAGCGGCGGGCAAGCTGGCGCCAGTCATCGCCTACCAGCAGAGCAAGGCGGCCCAGACCGGTGCCAGCAAGGTCGACCCCAACGCCGACGAGTACCGCTTCAGCGGTATCGGTACCCGTTACACCCTGGGCCCGCTGATGCTGGGCGCCCTCTATGCCAAGGATCAGGTGAGCTATCGCAACGGCCAGGCGGACAGCGAAGACAAAGTGTGGGAGCTGACCGCGGTCTACGACATCAACCAGAAGTGGGCCGCCCGCGCCGGCTACCGCCACCTCGACAACGACGGAGGAGACGGCATGAGCCTGCGCGACACCACCCTGGAGCTGCAGTACAAGCTCACTCCGCGCTCCTCCCTCTACAGCGCCTACGTATTCCGGGGCGGTGAAGACGGGCTGGCCGGCAGCACGGTCACCAGTTTTGGCGGCAGCAGCAACAGCGAGGATTTCTACCACCTCGGCCTGCGCTACGAGTTCTGA
- a CDS encoding YhdP family protein, giving the protein MVYRWLSRGWLALGVFFVLLAILVSLVRFGGPLLNQHRQALLNTLLADSKLEASVDRIGLDWTQLGPALELQQLVIAPNSGRFALRLGKVWAHLDFWRSLNELKPVFGQLILSDGDIALDLGQPAEPETGNGSDQQQALLRFLLTQLSTFDIHDTRLSLTTALGEVRALDIAQLRWQNRGKRHQGVGKAYLINGVGESTLDLIVDVDAPQVRLDRLKGQLYLGARQLDISPMLARTHSGEPKVSGQLDFQLWSEFKAGQLGDSLLAFGDNYLIWQDEKQGDLHRLGLQGGKIQLRRDGKEWQFASHDVTFKLDGKPWLHSRLQLERVGDRIQGYVPAIDLDQIANLSQLVSGIYPELTETLKRTRPTGKIQDLILQADAGWQGLSVSGQLSHIRVNAWHDVPGVRDLNGEFWLTPTGGSARLQLANDAIDPARHFKEPIPIDRFSARLDWWQVPQGWVLYGQDLVLDNPDLSLASRFRLDLFEHPFLALTGRIDVKNAANADRYYPLQVMDKSLVDYLSGAIKGGKAKGADLLWYGEFRDFPYRKGEGIFQVAVPLQQASYEFFPGWQPLTDLQIDLLFQNASLDMNSRATQLGKASSDSVHAWIPDLYPGAHLYVDAKVEGEGKAISDYLQDSPLGGSVGQALREVEIRGPMKGSVKLDIPLDGESEVKASGDALFSNNKVRVTSLDLPLEQVQGRLEYDNEQTRFSNLKASLWNQPLTLDYQGRQQPNRYQVDLKFKGQWDSRRQRQDIPALDILKGRGNWAGSLGLTLPGDQPFSFQLALDSNLQGMGLDLPAPLAKAAGSRLPLKVTARGRDGSADIRAVLGADVDMQSRLVYGDGVPYLSRVRVDVGQPGARVLRDRPMLLAINQQQADVAGWLARLKQWLPASTAPSGNAVVGPSFLPQEWWVDGRLARADIGSANLKAVHFTVGPVNQATEVMIDSPDVMGVVRLPVSERQPIDAKFARIHWSGKSSDLSPDPDARQDRAIMDAIPWLTFSCVDCRFGELPLGEVKGELIPGADKLSLKGLEMRLAGSQLNGSAEWLAGADGMQTRARAHISSNNSELLLKRLGYTSPIGDAPGKMALDLSWRDVPYRPNVPTLSGTADYQLEGGTLREVNDKGARLLSLLSLDSLLRKLRLDFRDVFDKGFYFESMSASAKIKQGVVDNRDFYMKGAAGNLRGEGIADLVRWRLDYELSFSPNLGGTLPVVAAFSLTPITGLYVLALSKLLEPVVDVVTRIDFRVSGPLDDPKLIEAGRDRARIKLNQQQKEAVDAVAPNLPTQEVTPFLLTPKHAGPAQR; this is encoded by the coding sequence TTGGTCTATCGCTGGCTGAGTCGGGGCTGGTTGGCCCTCGGGGTCTTCTTCGTGCTGCTGGCCATCCTGGTCAGCCTGGTGCGCTTTGGCGGCCCCTTGCTCAATCAGCACCGGCAGGCGCTGCTCAATACCCTGCTGGCCGACAGCAAGCTGGAGGCCAGCGTCGATCGCATCGGGCTGGACTGGACTCAGCTCGGCCCGGCCCTCGAACTGCAGCAACTGGTGATCGCGCCGAATTCGGGTCGCTTCGCCCTGCGTCTTGGCAAGGTGTGGGCCCACCTCGACTTCTGGCGCTCCCTCAACGAACTCAAGCCGGTGTTTGGCCAGTTGATCCTGAGCGATGGCGACATCGCGCTGGATCTAGGCCAGCCCGCGGAGCCGGAAACCGGCAACGGCAGCGACCAGCAGCAGGCCCTGCTGCGCTTTCTGCTGACTCAGCTCTCCACCTTCGATATTCACGACACCCGTCTCAGCCTCACCACGGCGCTGGGGGAGGTGCGCGCCCTCGACATCGCCCAGCTGCGCTGGCAGAACCGCGGCAAACGCCATCAGGGGGTCGGTAAGGCCTATCTCATCAACGGGGTGGGCGAGAGTACCCTCGACCTCATCGTCGACGTGGATGCCCCCCAGGTGCGGCTCGATCGACTCAAGGGCCAGCTCTATCTGGGGGCCCGCCAGCTCGACATCAGCCCCATGCTGGCCCGCACCCACTCAGGGGAGCCCAAGGTGAGCGGCCAGCTCGACTTTCAGCTCTGGAGCGAGTTCAAGGCCGGCCAGCTGGGGGATTCGCTGCTGGCGTTTGGCGACAACTATCTGATCTGGCAGGATGAAAAACAGGGTGACCTGCACCGGCTCGGGCTGCAGGGGGGCAAGATCCAGCTGCGCCGGGACGGCAAGGAGTGGCAGTTTGCCAGCCACGACGTCACCTTCAAGCTCGACGGCAAGCCCTGGCTGCACAGCCGGCTGCAGCTCGAGCGGGTCGGCGATCGCATCCAGGGTTATGTGCCGGCCATCGATCTGGACCAGATCGCCAACCTGAGCCAGCTGGTGTCGGGGATCTATCCCGAGCTGACCGAGACCCTCAAGCGCACCCGCCCGACCGGCAAGATCCAGGATCTGATCCTGCAGGCGGATGCCGGCTGGCAGGGGCTCTCCGTCAGCGGCCAGCTGTCCCACATCCGGGTCAACGCCTGGCACGATGTGCCCGGCGTGCGCGACCTCAACGGCGAGTTCTGGCTCACCCCGACCGGCGGCAGCGCCCGGCTGCAACTGGCAAACGATGCCATAGATCCGGCCCGCCACTTCAAGGAGCCGATCCCCATCGATCGTTTCTCGGCGCGGCTCGACTGGTGGCAGGTGCCGCAGGGCTGGGTGCTCTATGGCCAGGATCTGGTGCTGGACAACCCGGACTTGAGCCTAGCCAGCCGTTTTCGGCTCGATCTGTTCGAGCACCCCTTCCTCGCCCTGACCGGTCGCATCGACGTCAAGAATGCGGCCAACGCCGATCGTTACTATCCGCTGCAGGTGATGGACAAGAGCCTGGTGGATTACCTGAGCGGGGCCATCAAGGGGGGCAAGGCCAAGGGGGCTGACCTGCTCTGGTATGGCGAGTTCCGTGACTTCCCCTACCGCAAGGGCGAGGGCATCTTCCAGGTGGCGGTGCCGCTGCAGCAGGCCTCCTACGAATTCTTCCCCGGTTGGCAACCGCTTACCGACCTGCAGATCGATCTGTTGTTCCAGAACGCCAGCCTCGACATGAACAGCCGCGCCACCCAGCTCGGCAAGGCCAGCTCCGACTCGGTGCACGCCTGGATCCCGGACCTCTATCCGGGTGCTCACCTCTACGTGGACGCCAAGGTTGAGGGCGAGGGCAAGGCCATCAGCGACTACTTGCAGGACTCGCCGCTCGGCGGCTCGGTCGGTCAGGCGCTGCGGGAGGTGGAGATCCGCGGCCCCATGAAGGGCTCGGTGAAGCTGGATATTCCGCTGGATGGCGAGAGCGAGGTCAAGGCCAGCGGCGACGCCCTGTTCAGCAACAACAAGGTGCGGGTGACCAGCCTGGATCTGCCGCTGGAGCAGGTGCAGGGGCGGCTCGAGTATGACAACGAGCAGACCCGCTTCAGCAACCTCAAGGCGAGCCTGTGGAACCAGCCGCTCACCCTCGACTATCAGGGGCGCCAGCAGCCCAATCGCTATCAGGTCGATCTCAAGTTCAAGGGGCAGTGGGACAGCCGCCGCCAGCGTCAGGACATCCCGGCGCTGGACATCCTCAAGGGGCGCGGCAACTGGGCCGGCAGCCTGGGGCTGACCCTGCCGGGCGATCAGCCGTTCAGCTTCCAGCTGGCGCTCGACTCCAACCTGCAGGGCATGGGGCTGGATCTGCCCGCGCCGCTCGCCAAGGCGGCCGGCAGCCGGCTGCCGCTCAAGGTGACCGCGCGTGGTCGCGATGGCAGTGCTGACATCCGCGCCGTGCTCGGGGCCGACGTGGATATGCAGAGCCGGCTGGTGTACGGCGACGGTGTGCCCTACCTCAGCCGGGTGCGGGTGGACGTGGGGCAGCCCGGCGCCCGGGTGCTGCGCGACCGGCCCATGCTGCTCGCCATCAACCAGCAGCAGGCCGATGTGGCTGGCTGGCTGGCCCGTCTCAAGCAGTGGCTGCCGGCCAGCACGGCGCCGAGCGGCAATGCGGTGGTGGGCCCCTCCTTCTTGCCGCAGGAGTGGTGGGTGGACGGCCGTCTGGCCCGCGCCGACATCGGCAGCGCCAACCTCAAGGCGGTGCACTTCACCGTGGGGCCGGTCAATCAGGCCACCGAGGTGATGATCGACAGCCCGGACGTGATGGGGGTGGTGCGCCTGCCGGTATCCGAGCGTCAGCCCATCGACGCCAAATTTGCCCGCATCCACTGGTCCGGCAAGAGTTCGGATCTGAGCCCGGACCCCGATGCCAGACAGGACAGAGCCATCATGGATGCCATCCCCTGGCTCACCTTCAGCTGCGTGGACTGCCGCTTCGGCGAGTTGCCGCTGGGGGAGGTGAAGGGGGAGCTGATCCCGGGGGCCGACAAGCTGAGCCTCAAGGGGCTGGAGATGCGGCTGGCGGGCAGCCAGCTGAACGGCAGCGCCGAGTGGCTGGCCGGGGCGGATGGCATGCAGACCCGCGCCCGCGCCCACATCAGCAGCAACAACAGCGAGCTGCTGCTCAAGCGGCTCGGCTACACCTCGCCCATCGGCGATGCGCCCGGCAAGATGGCGCTGGATCTGAGCTGGCGCGACGTACCCTATCGGCCCAACGTGCCGACCCTGAGCGGCACTGCAGACTACCAGCTGGAAGGTGGCACCCTGCGCGAGGTCAACGACAAGGGGGCGCGACTGCTCTCCCTGCTCAGCCTGGATTCATTGCTGCGCAAGCTGCGCCTCGATTTTCGCGACGTGTTCGACAAGGGCTTCTACTTCGAGTCCATGTCGGCCTCCGCCAAGATCAAGCAGGGGGTGGTGGACAACCGCGACTTCTACATGAAGGGGGCGGCCGGCAACCTGCGCGGCGAGGGTATCGCCGATCTGGTGCGCTGGCGGCTCGACTACGAGTTGAGCTTCTCCCCCAACCTGGGCGGCACCCTGCCGGTGGTGGCGGCCTTCTCGCTGACCCCGATCACCGGGCTCTATGTGCTGGCGCTCTCCAAACTGCTGGAGCCGGTGGTGGACGTGGTCACCCGCATCGATTTCCGGGTCTCCGGCCCGCTCGACGATCCCAAGCTGATCGAGGCGGGACGGGATCGGGCCCGCATCAAGCTCAACCAGCAGCAGAAGGAGGCGGTTGACGCGGTGGCCCCCAACCTGCCAACGCAGGAGGTGACCCCTTTCCTGCTGACCCCCAAGCACGCGGGGCCCGCCCAGCGCTGA